The following are from one region of the Rhipicephalus microplus isolate Deutch F79 chromosome 1, USDA_Rmic, whole genome shotgun sequence genome:
- the LOC119177820 gene encoding uncharacterized protein LOC119177820 has product MRNKVDCRWDVAALTSMAGFFAIATNRNMGWFYVVFMEEFGIDRRGAAWPGSVLGVTLRCSGLVVSVLQKHVPLYWMGLVGSVLLWSSLIVCAFVPNVEWMTVMMGFAHGLGSGMLLVVNLVLIMQYFNKYRGIAAGLRLSANPVSAIVFPMVLSTLKDVYGFRGTMLVYAAITMHVTAFSIMLKEPPWIRKKRTKQETSAKEVSSDNLNRLTDVRAECDNSQLNKQIESANYSGVNQICLEKANECELLVQEAEALLPNVKQPKSNVSSSKTSPRLVRSSSIPNFEIDTHRDNKTASELEVKKVGCHVPLLNTDKQVLEKLNSEVTSGDHIAQRLVQEISRRISSASSLTMRSLESNSKSGELYKSVKDGEKEQQRTRNSTCTDRFTHLSGRLVRWLAKCVRLPSLGLFLAVVGSMLLDYINLVHLSTLVDYARDKGVSHTQATLTIVYAAGPEIFGRVLLPFIADLGWVTRPTLACSSLFSLGLLFATTPETTGAAHIVLRALSSVAMAGLLTMKQVLIADNLGANAVALVSGASGLLLVPVLLSNPLIIGYFRDTTGSYDNLFRIAAGVILFSGFVFLGIMISSRRTNATTEDKSDTGCAA; this is encoded by the exons ATGAGGAATAAAGTGGACTGCCGATGGGACGTGGCCGCGCTGACGTCTATGGCCGGATTCTTCGCCATCGCCACAAACCGCAACATGGGCTGGTTCTACGTCGTCTTCATGGAAGAGTTCGGCATTGACCGCCGTGGCGCCGCCTGGCCAGGCTCTGTCCTCGGTGTTACCTTACGCTGCTCCG GTCTCGTCGTTTCGGTGCTGCAGAAGCACGTTCCGCTGTACTGGATGGGTCTGGTAGGAAGCGTGCTACTGTGGAGCAGCCTTATCGTGTGCGCGTTTGTACCGAACGTCGAATGGATGACGGTGATGATGGGATTCGCTCACG GTCTGGGCTCTGGAATGCTACTGGTAGTGAACTTAGTACTCATCATGCAGTACTTCAACAAGTACCGGGGTATCGCAGCCGGACTTCGCCTGTCTGCCAATCCTGTCAGTGCGATCGTGTTCCCGATGGTACTGTCGACGCTGAAAGACGTCTACGGGTTTCGCGGAACAATGCTTGTGTATGCGGCCATTACCATGCACGTGACTGCTTTCAGCATAATGCTCAAGGAACCACCATGGATCCGCAAAAAGAGAACGAAACAGGAGACGTCAGCGAAGGAAGTGAGCAGTGACAACCTGAACAGGCTAACGGACGTCAGGGCGGAATGTGACAACTCTCAACTGAACAAGCAGATCGAGTCAGCCAATTATTCAGGAGTCAATCAAATATGTTTAGAAAAGGCTAACGAATGTGAATTGCTGGTACAAGAGGCGGAGGCCTTATTACCCAACGTCAAGCAACCTAAAAGCAACGTTTCTTCGAGTAAGACTTCACCAAGACTAGTACGAAGTTCTTCAATACCCAATTTTGAAATAGACACCCACAGAGACAATAAAACAGCGTCCGAGCTAGAGGTCAAAAAAGTAGGCTGCCATGTGCCGCTGCTGAACACAGACAAGCAAGTGCTCGAGAAGTTAAACTCGGAAGTCACAAGCGGCGACCACATTGCTCAAAGATTAGTGCAAGAAATCAGCCGGCGTATCTCTTCAGCAAGCTCATTGACCATGAGATCCCTCGAAAGTAACAGCAAATCGGGTGAGCTTTACAAGTCTGTCAAAGATGGCGAAAAGGAACAGCAGAGGACTCGAAACTCAACCTGCACAGACAGATTTACACATCTATCAGGTCGACTAGTACGGTGGCTAGCGAAATGCGTGAGGCTCCCTTCACTGGGTTTATTCCTAGCCGTCGTGGGCTCCATGTTGCTGGACTACATCAATCTCGTGCATCTTTCAACACTTGTTGACTATGCTAGAGACAAGGGTGTATCACACACACAAGCAACGTTGACCATCGTGTATGCCGCGGGGCCTGAAATTTTCGGTCGTGTGCTTCTGCCCTTCATCGCCGATCTTGGCTGGGTGACCAGACCGACGCTGGCCTGCAGTTCGCTGTTCTCCCTGGGACTTTTGTTCGCCACCACGCCGGAAACGACCGGTGCTGCCCATATTGTCCTCCGGGCGCTATCGTCCGTGGCAATGGCGGGCCTCCTCACCATGAAACAGGTTCTCATAGCCGACAACCTGGGTGCAAATGCAGTCGCTCTGGTTTCGGGAGCGTCAGGTCTACTTCTAGTGCCGGTGCTCTTGAGCAACCCACTCATAATAG GGTATTTTCGTGACACGACGGGTTCCTACGACAACCTGTTCAGGATCGCAGCAGGCGTGATCCTGTTCTCGGGCTTTGTGTTCCTCGGCATCATGATTTCCTCGCGAAGGACCAACGCTACGACTGAAGATAAGAGTGACACCGGTTGTGCGGCGTGA